One Eleginops maclovinus isolate JMC-PN-2008 ecotype Puerto Natales chromosome 22, JC_Emac_rtc_rv5, whole genome shotgun sequence DNA segment encodes these proteins:
- the fam83b gene encoding protein FAM83B, with protein sequence MKQSGAMESPELSRLSSLRGELKSEDYIQPHYKESYRMAIDRLVNAGRESYQEFLKGERIGSFLSDEELLFITENAQQLPPPNNPEEIDGPPDNQSSSGTYWPLHSDVETPELEMGWPDVMHEILQTNIDLLFHPPRLNNPSIKEVIRKQIQDARQVVAIVMDKFTDVDIFKEVVDASIRGVPVYVILDDSHLKSFLRMAENQDVKIQQLRNMRVRTVKGQDYLCRSGAKFHGAMEQKFLLVDCQKVIYGSYSFTWSFEKMNLSMVQVITGYLAKSYDEEFRTLYARSTVPSELCPPEALYQGNGENGRNILPKSHSIPKIERRDHLRHSLDKVYRKTCERKQGARDLEKRLIEEETNKLRPFNENGMIFQAQRPQFQPTESVNYLKRHSYAGEIQDGYDGYITQNIMPRTSNWNISRETGNGTNQYPMDNYLQAPHMQRGPNMRKSYSGNDKQILSLQQNMPTLENTSKSFMRTWRIESYLKNPEDPFGDSCDYLDQFEHQDKANSFMQGRMRSSLAFRSSIPEHIEPDRRINNSIGVNSTAANSPMHYSSMQWNQTAAPENRISNEDFMLKRQSLQTLDDNRNDAIYSPGRTSYHSVYASLGRAKGGHMIRNPDTMTDSWNKRHSLADPRSNTEYTHETSGHMYGAYTRMQVNRSSAGINAPSGGYGSNLKEDQRSASHYDVKSITGRNNPGSATWQEPPSRTLSAAALEVNSKDLTAKSNSMGTQQLLKKDSNTIKSVLNIQHKREDSIGRLETQSLYSSGSTDTITAEDEEKISRGGGKLPQSTTNSISSYSERHRTQIDDNTNQPSKPRFRTEEHQNPLQVSLTQPSTHKKPSIFEKQLKPGLDSGSLSKDRGPENRLYSRFEPLYSSEKKHSTRTAQGFGSAKEKAKALPKGEASIEHNITRAARGHNENKLEKFFQRVGNLIHKK encoded by the exons ATGAAACAATCTGGAGCGATGGAGTCTCCGGAGCTTTCAAGGCTGTCGTCCTTGAGGGGAGAGTTGAAATCAGAGGATTACATCCAACCCCACTATAAGGAGTCATATCGCATGGCGATTGATCGACTGGTTAATGCCGGCCGAGAAAGTTACCAAGAGTTTCTCAAGGGAGAGCGTATTGGCAGTTTTCTCTCAGACGAGGAACTTCTCTTCATCACTGAAAATGCACAACAGCTCCCACCTCCAAACAACCCAGAGGAAATTGATGGGCCACCTGACAACCAATCATCCTCAGGGACGTACTGGCCACTTCACTCGGATGTGGAAACCCCTGAATTGGAGATGGGTTGGCCAGATGTCATGCATGAAATACTACAGACAAATATAGATCTGCTCTTCCATCCACCCAGACTAAACAACCCCTCCATCAAAGAGGTGATCCGGAAGCAGATTCAGGATGCAAGACAG GTCGTTGCCATTGTGATGGACAAGTTCACAGATGTAGATATATTCAAAGAAGTTGTCGATGCCTCGATACGAGGAGTCCCGGTTTATGTGATTTTGGATgactcacatttaaaaagcttccTCAGAATGGCTGAAAATCAAGATGTCAAAATTCAACAACTCCGA AACATGAGGGTCCGCACTGTGAAAGGCCAAGATTACCTCTGTCGATCAGGAGCTAAATTTCATGGGGCAATGGAGCAGAAGTTTCTTTTAGTCGACTGCCAGAAGGTGATTTATGGCTCATACAG CTTCACATGGTCATTTGAGAAGATGAATCTGAGCATGGTGCAGGTTATCACAGGCTACCTGGCAAAGTCCTACGACGAGGAGTTTCGAACACTCTACGCCCGCTCAACTGTGCCATCTGAACTCTGCCCACCAGAGGCTTTGTACCAAGGCAACGGGGAGAATGGAAGGAATATTTTGCCAAAATCTCATTCCATTCCTAAAATTGAGCGGAGGGACCACTTGAGGCATTCGCTGGACAAGGTCTATCGGAAGACCtgtgagaggaaacaaggagcaAGAGACCTTGAAAAGAGGCTCATTgaagaggaaacaaacaaactccGGCCCTTTAATGAGAATGGGATGATATTTCAGGCCCAGAGGCCCCAATTTCAGCCTACAGAGTCAGTGAACTACTTAAAAAGGCACAGCTATGCTGGTGAGATACAAGATGGATATGATGGATACATAACGCAGAACATCATGCCCAGAACGAGCAACTGGAATATCTCtagagaaacaggaaatggaacaaACCAATACCCAATGGACAATTACTTACAAGCACCACATATGCAGAGAGGTCCAAATATGCGTAAGTCTTACAGTGGTAACGACAAACAGATTCTATCCTTGCAGCAGAACATGCCAACACTGGAGAATACATCCAAGTCGTTCATGCGCACATGGAGGATTGAATCTTACCTCAAAAACCCTGAAGACCCATTCGGAGATTCTTGTGACTATTTAGACCAGTTTGAGCACCAGGACAAAGCTAACTCCTTCATGCAGGGAAGGATGAGATCTTCCCTTGCTTTCAGGTCATCCATACCAGAGCATATAGAGCCAGACAGACGCATTAACAACTCCATTGGTGTTAACTCAACAGCAGCAAACAGTCCTATGCACTACTCATCGATGCAATGGAATCAAACAGCTGCACCTGAAAATAGAATAAGTAATGAAGATTTCATGTTAAAGAGGCAAAGTTTACAGACTTTGGATGACAATCGAAATGATGCAATCTACAGTCCAGGTAGAACCTCTTACCACTCTGTATACGCTAGCTTAGGCAGAGCTAAGGGGGGTCACATGATCAGAAACCCAGACACCATGACAGACAGTTGGAACAAAAGGCATAGTCTGGCAGATCCGAGATCAAACACTGAGTACACGCATGAAACCTCAGGTCACATGTATGGAGCTTACACAAGGATGCAAGTTAATAGAAGCTCTGCAGGGATCAATGCACCGAGTGGAGGATATGGATCAAATCTGAAAGAAGATCAAAGATCTGCTTCTCATTATGATGTCAAGAGTATCACCGGCAGAAACAACCCTGGAAGTGCCACTTGGCAGGAGCCCCCATCAAGGACTCTGTCAGCAGCAGCCCTGGAAGTGAATAGCAAGGATTTAACTGCAAAATCCAACAGCATGGGTACCCAGCAACTTCTAAAGAAAGATTCCAATACAATAAAATCCGTACTGAACATACAACATAAAAGAGAAGATTCAATAGGAAGGTTAGAAACACAGAGTCTGTATTCAAGCGGCAGCACAGACACCATAACGGCTGAAGACGAGGAGAAGATATCACGTGGAGGAGGAAAACTTCCCCAAAGCACAACCAACTCTATCAGCTCCTATTCGGAGCGCCATAGGACGCAAATAGACGACAACACTAATCAACCTTCGAAACCTCGATTCAGAACTGAGGAGCATCAAAATCCACTGCAAGTTTCCCTCACTCAACCAAGCACACACAAGAAACCAAGCATTTTTGAGAAACAGCTGAAACCCGGCCTTGATTCAGGAAGCTTGAGCAAAGACAGAGGCCCAGAGAATCGTCTTTACAGCAGATTTGAGCCTTTGTACTCATCTGAAAAGAAACACTCCACGCGCACTGCACAGGGATTTGGAAGCGCTAAGGAAAAAGCCAAAGCCCTTCCCAAAGGTGAAGCATCTATTGAACACAACATCACCAGGGCTGCACGAGGGCACAATGAAAATAAACTGGAGAAGTTCTTTCAGAGAGTGGGTAATCTCATACACAAGAAATAG